From Thermogemmata fonticola, a single genomic window includes:
- a CDS encoding class I SAM-dependent methyltransferase, which yields MLPRVLEEEVMDTPEEARDYDAMDHKAVNTLFVDDFLHHWDGRSPVLDVGTGTAQIPIELARRCPQVRIVAVDLAQQMLLLADRNVAQAQLQECIRLERIDAKKMPYAENTFAAVMSNSIIHHLPQPERGFAEMHRVCQRGGLLFVRDLLRPSSWAALQELVDLYAGGANAHQRAMFAASLHAALTVEEVRDCVKQLGYSPETVQQTSDRHWTWVAYKQHL from the coding sequence ATGCTACCTCGCGTGCTCGAAGAGGAAGTCATGGATACGCCCGAAGAGGCCCGCGATTACGACGCCATGGATCACAAGGCGGTCAACACCCTATTTGTGGATGATTTTCTCCATCACTGGGACGGTCGATCGCCGGTGTTGGATGTGGGGACGGGGACAGCGCAGATTCCGATCGAGTTAGCCCGCCGTTGTCCGCAAGTTCGCATCGTGGCTGTGGACCTTGCTCAGCAGATGCTGTTGCTGGCCGATCGCAATGTGGCTCAGGCCCAGCTCCAAGAGTGTATTCGATTGGAGCGAATCGATGCCAAGAAAATGCCCTATGCGGAAAACACTTTTGCCGCCGTGATGTCCAATAGCATCATTCACCATCTGCCGCAGCCGGAAAGGGGGTTTGCTGAGATGCATCGGGTGTGTCAGAGGGGTGGATTGTTATTTGTACGTGATTTGCTGCGTCCATCATCCTGGGCAGCTTTGCAAGAGTTGGTCGATCTTTACGCGGGGGGAGCCAACGCGCATCAACGGGCGATGTTTGCTGCCTCCTTGCATGCTGCACTGACGGTGGAGGAAGTACGGGATTGTGTGAAGCAATTAGGCTATTCACCGGAAACTGTCCAGCAAACCAGTGACCGCCACTGGACTTGGGTGGCTTACAAACAACACCTCTAG
- a CDS encoding PEGA domain-containing protein: MRRRTATMLGLSLALCGCVERRFVIEANVPNAQVYINEQPIGAAPAHMLFEYYGYYTITLSHPGYETLRQRVHVVAPWYAYPPFDFLTEVLWPFPIRDVRRYYFELQPARQPNREELLQRAEELRQRGQNLPPPARPATPRDVSPDAPPHTPPPSPSTDPLIPPVGPVPPSS, from the coding sequence ATGCGTCGCAGAACGGCCACGATGCTCGGTTTGAGTCTAGCCCTCTGCGGCTGCGTCGAGCGGCGATTTGTTATCGAAGCCAACGTTCCTAATGCGCAAGTCTACATTAACGAACAGCCGATTGGAGCCGCCCCCGCTCACATGCTGTTTGAATATTACGGATACTATACGATCACCCTGTCTCATCCCGGCTATGAAACCTTACGCCAACGCGTCCACGTCGTCGCCCCCTGGTATGCCTATCCCCCTTTCGATTTTCTAACCGAGGTGCTCTGGCCCTTCCCCATTCGTGATGTGCGAAGGTATTACTTCGAGTTACAACCTGCCCGGCAACCCAATCGGGAGGAGTTATTGCAACGTGCGGAAGAATTGCGTCAGCGGGGTCAGAATCTGCCTCCTCCTGCCCGACCGGCTACACCTCGCGATGTCAGCCCCGATGCTCCGCCTCACACGCCGCCACCTTCTCCAAGTACCGATCCCCTGATCCCCCCGGTGGGTCCAGTGCCCCCCTCTTCCTGA
- a CDS encoding Hint domain-containing protein, protein MSAQEQWEQGNYLAAALDATGSVLNFTQLFKACFTGDVRLLARGSWGEGWRRIDEITIDDEVLSRDEHDPSGPLAWKKVEETFERVGLVLELEAGGRTIDRIPSITSYCLRWFPNDDIIARNCTCDSKNVVPIP, encoded by the coding sequence TTGAGTGCCCAGGAGCAATGGGAGCAGGGGAATTATCTCGCAGCGGCGTTGGATGCCACCGGTTCGGTCCTTAACTTCACTCAGCTTTTCAAGGCCTGTTTCACCGGGGATGTCAGGCTGTTGGCGCGGGGGTCGTGGGGTGAGGGGTGGCGGCGGATTGATGAGATCACGATTGATGACGAGGTGTTGTCACGAGATGAGCATGATCCGAGCGGGCCGTTGGCGTGGAAGAAAGTGGAGGAGACGTTCGAGCGGGTGGGGTTGGTGCTGGAACTGGAGGCGGGCGGCCGGACCATCGATAGAATACCCTCAATCACATCATATTGTTTGCGTTGGTTCCCGAACGATGACATCATTGCGCGAAACTGTACCTGTGACTCAAAAAATGTGGTTCCCATCCCGTAA
- a CDS encoding C39 family peptidase, translated as MFRALRQWLKQSNPNQSSPATPMLKVEALEDRTVPSAFIRDGILHVHGTAANDIIRVIETEADYQVIIWNNEEYYNRRFSKSRVTAGRVQIEGYAGHDEIRLNLLRSLRGTVNGGDGNDQLIGTRNNDVLNGGNGDDYILGGAGNDIISGENGDNVLDGQAGNDLIVGGRDMDDIYGREGNDVLFGGEGNDELYGGDGDDRLYGGGGSDVLRGENGNDFLQSGPNSNLLGSVLSGGSGNDRLVSRSRNDFLFGNAGHDSANLLANTFVRHCEVVWISVPGGSPQTDNWSCGPNSASRFLRAYGIEVSYETLRSVAASWPDLVSQSNLGTRPGSLRDMIANYRPETQLATGASFETVVNLLRQGRPVIALVASGILSDFLGKVGILHYVVLNGIDEATQTLYYMDTDGVQRSWSYAEFQDRWNWGGSWFTGLAGDAAQGFLNSLGVHERTIIF; from the coding sequence ATGTTTCGAGCACTGCGCCAATGGCTGAAACAAAGCAATCCGAATCAGTCAAGTCCAGCCACGCCTATGCTTAAGGTCGAAGCTCTGGAAGACCGCACGGTTCCATCCGCCTTCATACGAGATGGGATTCTACATGTACACGGAACCGCTGCGAATGATATCATCCGAGTCATTGAAACTGAGGCAGACTACCAAGTTATCATTTGGAACAACGAAGAATATTACAACCGCAGATTCAGCAAGTCTCGAGTCACAGCGGGCCGAGTTCAAATTGAGGGATATGCCGGCCACGATGAGATCCGACTCAACCTTCTCCGTTCATTACGCGGTACTGTGAACGGGGGCGATGGGAACGACCAATTGATTGGCACACGCAATAACGACGTTCTCAACGGTGGAAATGGCGACGACTACATCTTAGGTGGTGCTGGAAACGACATCATATCGGGCGAAAATGGTGATAATGTGCTGGACGGTCAGGCCGGGAATGATCTGATCGTGGGTGGACGTGACATGGATGATATATATGGGAGAGAAGGTAACGATGTACTCTTCGGCGGCGAAGGAAACGACGAATTATACGGCGGGGACGGCGACGATCGGCTCTACGGCGGAGGCGGTAGCGACGTGCTCCGCGGAGAAAACGGAAACGATTTCCTGCAAAGTGGGCCGAACTCCAACCTGTTGGGCAGCGTTCTGAGTGGTGGCTCAGGAAACGACCGCTTGGTTTCCCGGAGCCGGAATGACTTCCTATTCGGCAACGCAGGTCACGACAGCGCTAATCTGCTAGCTAACACCTTCGTGAGACACTGCGAAGTCGTTTGGATTTCCGTGCCTGGAGGAAGCCCTCAAACCGATAACTGGAGTTGCGGTCCGAACTCCGCCTCGCGTTTCCTGCGAGCCTATGGCATCGAAGTTTCCTACGAAACTCTGCGATCGGTGGCCGCAAGCTGGCCGGACCTGGTTTCCCAATCCAACCTTGGCACGCGGCCTGGATCGTTGCGAGATATGATCGCTAACTACCGCCCTGAAACCCAACTGGCCACAGGGGCAAGTTTTGAGACTGTTGTGAATCTGCTCCGTCAAGGCCGACCCGTCATCGCTCTGGTGGCTTCTGGCATCCTAAGCGACTTCTTGGGCAAAGTTGGCATTCTCCACTACGTGGTCCTCAACGGTATCGATGAAGCCACGCAAACACTCTACTACATGGATACGGATGGCGTGCAAAGGAGTTGGTCCTATGCGGAGTTCCAAGACCGCTGGAATTGGGGCGGCAGTTGGTTTACGGGCCTAGCGGGAGATGCAGCTCAGGGGTTCCTCAACAGCCTCGGTGTGCATGAGCGCACGATCATCTTCTGA
- the lysS gene encoding lysine--tRNA ligase — protein MTETNPELLQARLDKLRQLQALGIDPWGGRFDNTQPIAEIRRLPADYFREDQPGPTVRAAGRVLRYRSAGRLLFLELWDQTGRIQLMIRVNKVSETEWKVAQLIDLGDIIGVDGELGKTKTDELTIQVTRLTYLTKSLEPHPKDVFGLEDIEYRLRHRYLDMIYTPDTLRRAQQRVTIIRTIRSYLDRLGYMEVETPTLQAVAGGAAARPFITHHNALNIDLYLRIALELHLKRLLVGGLEKIYEIGRVFRNEGISPRHNPEFTMLELYHAYSDYRGMMDLTEGLILACVDALYPTRIIPYGDKTLDLTPPWKRVSYAELFREYVGCDMADEVKVAAAARAEGIDTTGKEHAVLVHELFEDVVEEKLVGPVFVYDYPAPLCPLTKRKRDNPAIAERFELYIHGMELANAYTELNDPITQEETFSKQLAGLSEEESMARMDRDFIRALRFGMPPAGGLGIGIDRLVMLLTNTPTIRDVILFPLLRPEGAPPGR, from the coding sequence GTGACCGAGACAAACCCGGAATTGCTCCAAGCGCGCCTGGACAAACTTCGCCAGTTGCAAGCCCTGGGTATCGATCCGTGGGGCGGTCGTTTCGACAACACCCAGCCCATTGCTGAGATTCGCCGACTGCCTGCGGATTATTTCCGGGAGGACCAGCCGGGACCCACTGTTCGTGCTGCCGGACGTGTCCTGCGGTACCGCAGTGCGGGGCGACTCCTGTTCCTGGAGTTGTGGGATCAAACAGGCCGCATCCAATTGATGATCCGGGTCAATAAAGTCAGCGAAACCGAGTGGAAGGTCGCCCAACTGATTGATCTGGGTGACATCATCGGCGTGGATGGCGAGCTGGGCAAGACGAAAACCGATGAACTCACCATTCAGGTCACCCGTCTGACCTATCTCACCAAGTCTCTGGAGCCGCATCCTAAGGATGTTTTCGGTTTGGAGGATATCGAATACCGCCTCCGCCATCGTTACTTAGATATGATCTACACGCCGGATACGCTGCGGCGTGCCCAACAACGTGTCACAATCATCCGGACCATCCGCAGCTATCTGGATCGCTTGGGATACATGGAAGTGGAAACGCCGACTCTCCAGGCTGTGGCCGGGGGAGCAGCCGCCCGGCCTTTTATCACGCATCATAACGCCCTCAATATCGATCTGTATCTCCGCATCGCTTTGGAATTGCATCTCAAGCGCCTTCTGGTGGGAGGATTAGAAAAAATCTACGAAATCGGTCGTGTCTTCCGGAATGAAGGGATCAGCCCCCGGCACAACCCCGAATTCACCATGCTGGAACTGTACCATGCCTACAGCGACTATCGCGGCATGATGGACTTAACGGAAGGACTAATCCTAGCGTGTGTGGATGCCCTCTATCCCACTCGGATCATCCCTTATGGCGACAAGACTCTCGACCTGACTCCTCCTTGGAAGCGGGTCAGCTATGCTGAGCTATTCCGTGAATATGTGGGCTGCGATATGGCCGATGAGGTGAAGGTGGCCGCTGCTGCCCGGGCGGAAGGAATTGACACCACCGGCAAGGAACACGCCGTTCTGGTTCACGAATTGTTTGAGGATGTTGTCGAAGAGAAACTGGTCGGTCCGGTCTTCGTTTACGACTACCCGGCTCCTCTCTGTCCTCTGACCAAACGCAAACGGGACAACCCCGCGATTGCCGAACGTTTCGAGCTGTACATTCACGGCATGGAGCTTGCTAATGCCTACACCGAACTGAATGATCCTATCACGCAGGAGGAAACGTTTAGCAAACAGCTCGCTGGTCTGAGTGAGGAGGAATCCATGGCTCGGATGGATCGCGACTTCATCCGGGCCTTACGCTTCGGGATGCCTCCGGCAGGGGGGCTGGGTATCGGCATCGATCGCCTCGTGATGCTTCTGACTAATACGCCGACCATCCGTGATGTCATCCTCTTTCCCCTCCTACGTCCTGAAGGTGCTCCACCTGGCCGATAG
- a CDS encoding sugar phosphate isomerase/epimerase family protein encodes MSIEPLAIGVCSWSLQVSSIPELKGFLDRLGVDVVQIACGDPHHASWVEGDNMPTVARAAGFRMWGTMLGFPGEDYTTPQTIEKTGGFGDPALRPERIERFRWGLARTRELGLSDMMLHAGFIPEVGDPGRKSFLDTLAQVADLARQAGVTIAFETGQETAALLRRTLDELQCPNLRVNFDPANMLLYDKDDPLQALDLIAPYLRSVHMKDACRPTVPRTWGTEVPLGQGQTNTRAIVRKLWQLGYTGPLLIEREVGTQEERFRDIEYGVRYLRQCLAELN; translated from the coding sequence ATGAGCATCGAACCGTTGGCCATCGGTGTGTGTAGCTGGTCGTTGCAGGTGTCGAGCATTCCGGAGCTGAAGGGTTTTCTAGATCGTTTGGGAGTAGATGTGGTGCAGATTGCCTGTGGCGACCCGCACCATGCGAGCTGGGTAGAAGGGGACAATATGCCCACAGTGGCACGTGCGGCGGGGTTCCGGATGTGGGGCACCATGTTGGGGTTTCCGGGAGAAGATTACACCACTCCCCAAACCATCGAAAAAACCGGCGGCTTTGGTGATCCAGCTCTTCGACCGGAGCGGATCGAGCGCTTCCGCTGGGGACTAGCTCGCACCCGCGAATTGGGACTATCCGACATGATGCTCCATGCGGGTTTTATCCCCGAAGTGGGCGACCCTGGCCGCAAGTCCTTCCTGGATACTCTTGCTCAGGTGGCGGATCTAGCACGACAGGCTGGTGTCACCATCGCGTTTGAAACAGGTCAGGAAACGGCTGCCTTGCTACGCCGCACTCTCGACGAGTTGCAATGTCCTAATCTCAGGGTAAACTTTGATCCGGCAAATATGCTCCTGTATGACAAAGATGATCCCCTCCAGGCTTTAGACCTGATCGCTCCCTATCTCCGCAGCGTGCACATGAAAGATGCCTGCCGGCCGACCGTTCCGCGGACCTGGGGAACCGAGGTGCCTCTCGGACAAGGTCAAACCAATACGCGGGCCATCGTCCGTAAACTCTGGCAGTTGGGATACACCGGTCCTTTGTTGATTGAACGCGAGGTCGGAACACAAGAGGAGCGTTTCCGGGACATAGAATATGGTGTCCGCTATCTGCGCCAATGCTTAGCGGAGTTGAATTAA
- a CDS encoding PP2C family protein-serine/threonine phosphatase, which translates to MSAFEPPRYATLTDVGVKRSHNQDACAAKPAVDAATFASCGHIFIVADGMGGHAVGEKASVKAVRDIPHLYQKHVHEGVIAALRRAFAETNTGIHEIGQQNPEFRGMGTTSTALILRPEGAWIGHVGDSRAYRIRGNTVEQLTFDHSWVWEIARRTGVDPDELGDFKKNVIIRSLGPDPEVEVDIEGPHPVQPGDIFLLCSDGLTGLVKPEEIGAIVNVLSLESAVRLLVHLANLRGGPDNITVILVRVPGGPHDPGAPRYSSSSFTRLRETLSRHWPVWTILTGSVCALLSLFLHLQELKTLSLPLFLLGALIILVGIIGLVHSLLRTPSDTGEANVPLTDPELEQPRSLNIYRQHDCTITPERLSQFAETEQQLITALKEHNIPVDWEAHAQLAGAEDGDLRDAFRLRCEAILLLADAFHKARHKQESFQPSWTSPQQR; encoded by the coding sequence GTGTCGGCTTTCGAACCGCCTCGTTATGCGACTCTGACGGATGTGGGGGTGAAGCGCAGCCACAATCAGGACGCCTGCGCCGCCAAGCCGGCCGTCGATGCCGCCACGTTTGCCAGTTGTGGGCACATTTTCATTGTCGCGGATGGAATGGGAGGCCATGCGGTTGGTGAGAAGGCTAGTGTCAAGGCTGTGCGGGACATTCCCCATCTGTACCAAAAGCATGTCCACGAAGGGGTGATTGCTGCTCTGCGCCGGGCTTTTGCCGAAACGAACACTGGAATCCATGAGATCGGCCAGCAGAACCCCGAATTCCGCGGTATGGGTACTACCAGTACCGCTCTCATTCTTCGCCCGGAGGGAGCTTGGATCGGCCACGTCGGCGACAGCCGGGCATATCGAATCCGGGGCAACACCGTCGAACAACTCACCTTCGACCACTCTTGGGTCTGGGAAATTGCCCGGCGCACAGGTGTCGATCCGGACGAACTGGGCGATTTCAAGAAAAATGTGATCATTCGCTCTCTGGGACCGGACCCCGAAGTCGAAGTGGATATCGAAGGTCCTCATCCGGTCCAGCCTGGGGATATCTTCTTGCTGTGTAGCGACGGCCTGACCGGTCTAGTCAAACCTGAGGAAATCGGGGCTATCGTAAATGTTTTGTCCTTGGAGTCCGCCGTCCGCCTTCTGGTTCATCTGGCCAATCTCCGCGGCGGACCAGACAATATCACGGTGATCCTAGTTCGTGTTCCGGGGGGACCTCACGATCCCGGTGCACCACGCTACTCCTCTTCGTCCTTCACGCGCCTACGAGAGACCCTCTCCCGCCACTGGCCGGTCTGGACTATCCTTACGGGATCGGTGTGTGCGCTACTTTCCCTCTTCCTCCACCTCCAGGAACTCAAAACGCTGTCGCTTCCCCTCTTTCTCTTGGGAGCACTCATTATCCTGGTAGGCATCATCGGTTTGGTCCATTCCCTACTCCGTACCCCCTCCGACACCGGTGAGGCGAACGTTCCGCTCACGGACCCAGAACTGGAACAGCCCCGCTCCCTTAACATCTACCGCCAACATGATTGCACGATCACGCCGGAACGCCTCAGCCAATTCGCCGAGACCGAACAACAGCTCATAACCGCTCTCAAGGAACATAACATACCGGTGGATTGGGAGGCCCATGCGCAGCTCGCTGGAGCTGAGGATGGCGACCTTCGGGATGCCTTCCGCCTCCGCTGCGAAGCCATTCTGCTCCTGGCGGATGCCTTCCACAAAGCCCGGCACAAACAAGAATCCTTCCAACCCTCTTGGACCTCGCCCCAACAACGTTGA
- a CDS encoding class I SAM-dependent methyltransferase, with amino-acid sequence MDRGWEEQQFHDRQAARRAAALGDDSRKWWVDEDAYFDHETWLRSAWARLEPKAGHKVLDYGCGHGMAAVILARRGAEVFAVDISAGYISEASRRAAFNGVVVRCLQADGEVLPFPSASFDRVWGHAIVHHLCVKRAAAEVARILRPGGVAVFCEPWGGNPLLEIARRYLPYPGKERTPEERPLTSGRLAHLRPYFANIHVEGFQLLALVRRLGWRKGIEWLQRLEQGLLRHWPALWQWCRYVVITCRKAN; translated from the coding sequence ATGGATCGGGGATGGGAAGAGCAGCAATTCCATGATCGGCAAGCGGCCCGCCGAGCAGCGGCGCTGGGAGATGATTCCCGAAAGTGGTGGGTAGACGAGGATGCCTACTTCGACCATGAGACTTGGCTGCGTTCGGCCTGGGCACGTCTCGAACCGAAGGCGGGACACAAAGTCCTGGATTATGGCTGTGGCCACGGGATGGCCGCTGTGATATTAGCCCGGCGGGGCGCGGAAGTGTTTGCTGTGGACATTTCGGCGGGCTACATATCGGAGGCGAGTCGCCGCGCCGCCTTCAATGGTGTCGTGGTACGATGCTTGCAAGCCGATGGCGAGGTCCTACCGTTCCCCAGTGCCAGTTTTGACCGCGTCTGGGGGCACGCCATCGTGCATCACCTCTGCGTGAAGCGCGCCGCTGCCGAGGTGGCACGCATCTTGCGCCCTGGAGGCGTGGCGGTATTCTGCGAACCCTGGGGTGGGAATCCGTTATTGGAAATCGCCCGGCGCTACCTGCCCTACCCCGGCAAGGAACGGACCCCCGAGGAGCGCCCCTTGACATCGGGCCGCTTGGCCCACCTGCGCCCCTACTTCGCGAACATCCACGTCGAGGGATTCCAATTGCTGGCCTTGGTCCGGCGACTGGGTTGGCGCAAGGGCATAGAATGGCTGCAACGTCTAGAACAAGGATTGCTTCGGCATTGGCCCGCGCTATGGCAATGGTGTCGTTACGTAGTCATCACATGCCGCAAGGCCAACTAG
- a CDS encoding RHS repeat-associated core domain-containing protein, which produces MFAQVAVAYDWLHLHQGGRYDVTSGLYHFRHRDYSPTLGRWTSLDPLSYAAGDVNLYRTVGNNPFNSLDPNGLQDLGERAYHAGKAFAGITDKEKKIPGKDTVIRDFKAAAARNKIDPKIVQQILDATTSTPKPRWYNPCKIWAETAFAKMPPMKPTGEVIGAEKVYVSIVAWTFVPCSENLWCLLADGHFAIQVKFPDGSVFYFDDGDWGGVFTKRDIPKYAK; this is translated from the coding sequence ATGTTCGCTCAGGTGGCAGTGGCCTATGATTGGCTCCATCTGCATCAGGGTGGACGGTACGATGTCACGAGTGGTCTGTACCACTTCCGTCACCGCGACTATTCCCCCACCCTCGGCCGCTGGACGAGCCTTGATCCGCTCTCCTACGCCGCCGGAGATGTCAACCTCTACCGCACCGTCGGCAACAACCCCTTCAACTCCCTCGATCCCAACGGGCTACAAGATCTAGGGGAGCGAGCCTATCATGCGGGAAAAGCGTTCGCGGGAATTACAGACAAGGAAAAGAAAATTCCAGGTAAGGATACAGTAATAAGAGACTTCAAAGCAGCAGCTGCGAGGAACAAGATCGACCCAAAAATCGTGCAACAAATTCTCGACGCGACCACTAGTACACCTAAACCCCGGTGGTATAATCCATGCAAGATATGGGCTGAAACTGCTTTCGCGAAGATGCCACCCATGAAACCTACGGGGGAGGTCATAGGTGCTGAAAAAGTTTATGTTAGTATAGTTGCATGGACTTTTGTACCTTGTTCTGAAAATCTATGGTGTTTACTTGCTGACGGACATTTTGCTATTCAAGTTAAGTTCCCTGATGGCAGTGTATTCTATTTTGATGATGGTGATTGGGGAGGCGTATTCACTAAAAGAGATATACCCAAGTACGCAAAATGA
- a CDS encoding Gfo/Idh/MocA family protein gives MSHDLGWNRREVLQAALALAAGWRGFHNAVQGAPSVLRSRDSTNKLNLAIIGVNNRGAANLAAVAQENIVALCDVDEEWSAQQRSRFPQAAFFTDYRRMFDQLHQKIDAVIISTPDHQHALPAAIALSLGKHVYCEKPLTLTVQEARHLRQLAAVKKCITQMGTQIHAGENYRRVVEWVRSGVLGPVQRVLVWNSSKPVGGRRVNKPPVTKVNRDLWLGPNENAFFEAEMLPSGWKFPWPHFHWRWWWEYGGGTLADLGCHYLDLPFWALDLSAPTRIEACGRKTYSGDNNVPDVMQVDYYFPPRGQQPAVHLTWYHGVPGPDLEGKETYKGYPAGVLFVGEKGRLVADYSKHQLLPDELARSATPPPRSIPPSVGHHREWCDAIRQGSLPSCHFGYAGPLTETVLLGNVAYRAGKAISWNHEKGTTGDSTADGLLGRNYRKGWELPKVG, from the coding sequence ATGAGCCACGATCTGGGCTGGAATCGTCGAGAAGTGCTACAAGCGGCGCTGGCATTAGCGGCAGGATGGCGGGGGTTCCACAATGCCGTGCAAGGAGCACCCAGTGTATTGCGAAGTCGGGACTCGACCAACAAACTGAATCTCGCGATTATCGGTGTGAACAATCGCGGAGCAGCTAATCTCGCCGCCGTTGCCCAAGAAAACATCGTGGCGCTATGCGATGTGGACGAGGAATGGTCGGCCCAGCAACGTTCCCGCTTCCCTCAAGCTGCCTTTTTCACGGACTACCGTCGCATGTTCGATCAGCTTCATCAGAAGATCGATGCTGTCATCATCAGTACTCCCGATCACCAGCATGCTTTGCCGGCAGCGATCGCGTTATCTCTCGGCAAGCATGTGTACTGTGAAAAACCCCTGACACTCACAGTTCAAGAAGCGCGGCATCTTCGCCAACTCGCGGCAGTGAAGAAATGCATAACCCAAATGGGAACACAAATCCACGCCGGAGAGAATTACCGTCGGGTAGTCGAATGGGTCCGCAGCGGGGTGCTCGGTCCGGTCCAGCGCGTCCTGGTCTGGAACTCCAGCAAGCCTGTCGGGGGCCGTCGCGTGAACAAACCACCGGTAACAAAAGTGAACCGCGATTTGTGGTTGGGACCTAATGAAAATGCCTTTTTTGAGGCCGAGATGCTCCCCTCTGGCTGGAAATTCCCTTGGCCGCACTTCCACTGGCGCTGGTGGTGGGAATATGGCGGGGGAACTCTGGCGGATTTAGGTTGCCATTACCTGGACCTGCCCTTCTGGGCACTGGATCTTTCAGCCCCGACCCGCATTGAAGCCTGCGGACGCAAAACCTATTCCGGCGACAACAACGTACCCGATGTCATGCAGGTGGATTATTATTTTCCCCCTCGAGGCCAGCAGCCCGCAGTGCATCTCACGTGGTACCACGGCGTCCCCGGACCGGACCTGGAAGGCAAAGAAACGTACAAAGGTTATCCGGCCGGTGTGTTGTTTGTCGGCGAGAAAGGACGTCTCGTGGCCGACTACAGCAAGCATCAGTTGTTGCCGGATGAACTGGCCCGCTCCGCAACTCCCCCACCCCGCTCTATTCCTCCATCCGTTGGCCACCATCGAGAATGGTGTGACGCCATTCGCCAAGGCTCTCTTCCGAGTTGCCATTTTGGTTATGCAGGACCGCTTACGGAGACAGTCCTGCTGGGCAATGTCGCCTATCGGGCAGGAAAAGCCATTTCCTGGAATCACGAGAAAGGAACGACGGGCGATTCCACCGCGGATGGCCTGTTGGGACGAAACTATCGCAAAGGCTGGGAACTGCCGAAGGTGGGATAA
- a CDS encoding DUF4177 domain-containing protein, whose amino-acid sequence MLRYEYKVLTFYPRGLLLGSKLDTDKMEQVLNEWAEEGWRVLSIFTTQQHYSGTRQVVVILERPRSL is encoded by the coding sequence ATGCTCCGTTACGAGTACAAGGTTCTCACCTTTTATCCTCGCGGCTTACTGCTGGGGAGTAAGTTGGATACAGACAAGATGGAACAAGTTCTCAACGAATGGGCCGAAGAAGGTTGGCGGGTATTATCCATATTCACCACCCAACAACACTATAGTGGAACGCGGCAAGTCGTGGTGATACTGGAACGCCCTCGTTCCCTCTAA